One window of the Devosia sp. 2618 genome contains the following:
- a CDS encoding phosphoadenylyl-sulfate reductase: MAVPKLAHTPAAHDKLRALGILALNGMFDEMDAVGVLRQAASDVLAGDLAIVSSFGADSAVLLHLVAQVDPSLPVYFLETGKHFTETLDYVETLKKHLGLINIHAIHPNSEDVKRFDPEGTLWETDPDSCCHIRKTEPLEPITEQYGGWVTGRKRFQTKERGVLPHFELTSDDRIKVNPLAYFTDADVNQYKIDHGLPEHPLFAKGYKSIGCAPCTSVVAEGEDPRAGRWRGLNKKECGIHFDFNGAIASPMTAATKHTLWKDGAFIADPFHEWTEDSDPTTASYKHVPLPVFLANREAFLANPHPLGLLIVPGDRVEDVEFDLGRFASVAIKFPAFSDGRGYSTARLVAQRYQYVNEIRAIGDVLQDQIPLMRRCGFNAFVVTHEPTREALIENRLPEVALFYQPVGTTEIPVGTRPFLRRVH; this comes from the coding sequence ATGGCCGTGCCTAAACTCGCCCATACCCCCGCTGCCCACGACAAACTCCGCGCCCTCGGTATCCTCGCCCTCAACGGCATGTTCGACGAAATGGACGCTGTCGGCGTCCTCCGCCAGGCGGCCAGCGATGTCCTCGCCGGTGACCTCGCCATCGTGTCGTCCTTCGGTGCGGACTCGGCCGTGCTGTTGCATCTCGTCGCGCAGGTCGATCCAAGCCTGCCGGTCTATTTCCTTGAAACCGGCAAGCACTTCACCGAGACGCTGGACTATGTTGAGACACTCAAAAAGCACCTCGGCCTGATCAATATCCACGCCATCCATCCCAACTCGGAAGACGTGAAGCGTTTCGATCCCGAAGGCACCCTGTGGGAGACCGATCCCGACAGCTGCTGCCACATTCGCAAGACCGAGCCGCTGGAGCCGATCACCGAGCAATATGGTGGCTGGGTGACCGGCCGGAAGCGCTTTCAGACCAAGGAACGCGGCGTGCTGCCGCATTTCGAGCTGACCAGCGATGATCGCATCAAGGTCAACCCATTGGCCTACTTTACCGATGCCGACGTCAACCAATACAAGATCGACCACGGCTTGCCCGAGCACCCGCTGTTCGCTAAGGGCTACAAGTCGATTGGCTGCGCGCCTTGCACTTCGGTGGTTGCCGAGGGTGAAGATCCGCGCGCCGGACGGTGGCGCGGCCTCAACAAGAAAGAGTGCGGCATCCATTTCGATTTCAACGGAGCGATTGCCTCGCCGATGACTGCCGCCACCAAACATACGCTCTGGAAAGACGGCGCCTTCATCGCTGACCCGTTCCATGAATGGACCGAAGACAGCGATCCGACGACGGCCAGCTACAAGCATGTGCCGCTGCCGGTGTTTCTGGCCAATCGCGAAGCCTTCCTCGCCAACCCGCATCCGCTTGGTCTGCTGATCGTGCCGGGCGACCGTGTCGAGGATGTCGAGTTCGATCTGGGACGCTTCGCTTCGGTGGCGATCAAGTTCCCTGCATTCAGCGATGGGCGCGGTTATTCAACCGCACGTCTGGTCGCTCAACGTTACCAGTACGTTAACGAGATCAGGGCCATTGGTGACGTATTGCAGGACCAGATTCCGCTGATGCGTCGTTGCGGTTTCAATGCCTTTGTCGTGACGCATGAGCCCACGCGCGAAGCGCTGATCGAGAACCGTCTGCCAGAGGTGGCGCTGTTTTATCAGCCGGTCGGGACCACAGAAATCCCCGTCGGCACACGCCCCTTCCTTCGACGCGTTCACTGA
- a CDS encoding NAD(P)/FAD-dependent oxidoreductase translates to MSTEITTDVVVIGAGPCGLFAAFELGLLDLKCHFIDILDRPGGQCAELYPEKPIYDIPGFPVVTGQQLTDNLMAQIAPFAPEFHFNRMVNSIEKQEDGSFKLSTDADEVFHTKVVVIAAGGGSFQPKRPPVDGIEEFENKSVFYSVRKMDDFRGQDLVIVGGGDSALDWTLNLEPIVNSLTLVHRRPVFKAAPASVNKMHELVAEGKINFITGQIAKLDGENGQINHVHLTTDAGDLSVPATRLLPFFGLTMKLGPVADWGLELNDNTIKVDTEKFETSVPGIFAIGDINWYPGKLKLILSGFHEAALMAQAAKAIVSPGERVVFQYTTSSTKLQKKLGVA, encoded by the coding sequence ATGAGCACTGAAATCACCACCGATGTCGTCGTCATCGGCGCGGGCCCTTGCGGTCTGTTCGCCGCATTCGAACTCGGGTTGCTCGATCTCAAATGCCATTTCATCGACATTCTGGATCGCCCCGGCGGGCAGTGCGCCGAGCTTTATCCCGAAAAGCCGATCTACGATATTCCCGGCTTTCCCGTGGTGACCGGCCAGCAGCTGACCGACAATCTGATGGCCCAGATCGCGCCGTTTGCGCCTGAGTTCCACTTCAATCGCATGGTCAACTCCATCGAGAAACAGGAAGACGGCTCGTTCAAGTTATCCACGGACGCCGACGAAGTATTCCACACCAAGGTCGTGGTGATCGCAGCCGGTGGCGGCTCGTTCCAGCCCAAGCGTCCACCGGTTGATGGCATCGAGGAATTCGAGAACAAGTCGGTGTTCTATTCGGTCCGCAAGATGGACGATTTCCGCGGCCAGGACCTGGTCATCGTGGGCGGTGGGGACTCCGCACTCGACTGGACGCTCAACCTTGAGCCTATCGTCAATTCGCTGACGCTGGTGCACCGTCGTCCGGTGTTCAAGGCAGCGCCCGCGTCGGTCAACAAGATGCACGAGCTGGTTGCCGAGGGGAAGATCAACTTCATCACCGGCCAGATCGCCAAGCTCGACGGCGAAAACGGCCAGATCAACCACGTGCACCTGACCACAGATGCCGGCGATCTCTCCGTTCCTGCAACGCGTCTGCTGCCGTTCTTCGGCCTGACCATGAAGCTTGGTCCGGTTGCCGATTGGGGCCTTGAGCTCAACGACAACACCATCAAGGTCGATACCGAAAAGTTCGAAACCTCGGTGCCCGGCATCTTCGCCATCGGCGATATCAACTGGTATCCCGGCAAGCTCAAGCTGATCCTCAGCGGTTTCCACGAAGCTGCCCTGATGGCCCAGGCCGCCAAGGCTATCGTCTCGCCCGGCGAGCGGGTCGTCTTCCAATACACCACCAGCTCCACCAAGCTGCAAAAGAAGCTCGGCGTCGCCTAA
- a CDS encoding 2Fe-2S iron-sulfur cluster-binding protein, giving the protein MIIHVTDQAGANHELEGLEGWRVMEVIRDWGLNIKAECGGALSCATCHVYVDKDWMDVVGAPSDEEEDMLDSVGDVRSNSRLSCQILCSDALDGLKVTLAATAAKD; this is encoded by the coding sequence ATGATTATCCACGTCACCGATCAGGCAGGTGCGAACCACGAGCTCGAAGGGCTCGAAGGCTGGCGCGTGATGGAAGTCATTCGGGACTGGGGCCTCAACATCAAGGCCGAATGCGGTGGCGCGCTAAGCTGCGCTACCTGCCACGTCTATGTCGACAAGGACTGGATGGACGTTGTTGGTGCGCCCAGCGACGAGGAAGAGGACATGCTCGACAGCGTCGGCGACGTCCGGTCCAACTCCCGCCTTAGCTGCCAGATCCTGTGCAGCGACGCGCTGGATGGTCTCAAGGTCACGCTGGCCGCAACCGCCGCCAAGGACTAA
- a CDS encoding NAD(P)H-dependent oxidoreductase, which translates to MKNVAVLLGSLTEKSINKSLAKAIEKLAEGRLQFDYLDIGSLPHYNNDLWENPPASVTGLKHKVEAADAVLIVMPEINRSYPAVVKNALDWASRPYGKNSWTGKPLAIAGASPGAIGTAAGQNALRMTLPLYGFVVMGQPEVYFQFKPGLIDDNFQVTDDQSRGFLENFVDKYVEWIDHHGQRRELAEAAE; encoded by the coding sequence ATGAAAAACGTCGCCGTCCTCCTCGGCAGCCTCACCGAAAAATCCATCAACAAGTCGCTGGCCAAGGCGATTGAAAAGCTTGCCGAGGGTCGGCTGCAGTTTGACTACCTCGATATCGGCAGCCTGCCGCACTACAATAACGACCTCTGGGAAAATCCGCCCGCCTCGGTGACCGGCCTCAAGCACAAGGTCGAAGCGGCCGATGCCGTGCTGATCGTCATGCCCGAAATCAATCGCTCCTACCCTGCCGTCGTCAAGAATGCGCTCGACTGGGCATCGCGCCCCTATGGCAAAAACTCGTGGACTGGCAAGCCTTTGGCCATCGCCGGCGCCAGCCCGGGTGCGATCGGCACCGCCGCCGGCCAGAACGCCCTGCGCATGACGCTACCGCTCTATGGCTTTGTCGTGATGGGCCAGCCGGAAGTTTACTTCCAGTTCAAGCCCGGCCTGATTGACGACAATTTCCAGGTCACCGACGACCAATCGCGCGGTTTCCTGGAGAATTTCGTCGACAAGTATGTCGAGTGGATCGACCACCACGGCCAGCGCCGGGAACTCGCCGAAGCGGCTGAGTAA
- a CDS encoding helix-turn-helix domain-containing protein → MKPAETEVQNDCRPVGEILHQIGGKWTVLIINLLSAGPMRFSEIKREIGGISQKVLTATLRELEMDGFVTRTVTPSIPPRVDYELTELGHDLQGPLKVLGKWAVDNRPRILQARGRYFAENPHAMPQRKGRVAHDMMQAAE, encoded by the coding sequence ATGAAACCTGCAGAAACCGAAGTCCAAAACGACTGCCGCCCGGTCGGAGAGATCCTGCATCAGATCGGTGGCAAGTGGACGGTGCTGATCATCAATCTGCTCAGTGCCGGCCCAATGCGGTTCTCCGAGATCAAGCGCGAGATCGGCGGCATCAGCCAGAAAGTGCTGACTGCAACGCTACGCGAACTCGAAATGGACGGTTTCGTCACCCGCACTGTCACGCCCTCCATCCCGCCGCGGGTGGATTACGAACTGACCGAACTCGGGCATGATCTGCAGGGACCGCTCAAGGTTTTGGGCAAGTGGGCGGTGGACAATCGGCCGCGCATTTTGCAGGCGCGTGGCCGCTATTTCGCCGAGAACCCGCATGCCATGCCGCAGCGCAAGGGCCGCGTGGCGCATGACATGATGCAGGCCGCCGAATAG
- a CDS encoding TIGR01620 family protein, with amino-acid sequence MKRPIARPTATVNTDTELYRAPRAFVPTSVDIVETEFDPTTDETLIAPPPRRMGWVGRLAWTAGGILVSAGLGLAADRLVRDLFAANEWLGWVGLGVLGLFIIAVVALAAREMFALRRLRVLDALKRDAARATAENDSHAAKHVVQSLEGIYADRPDLARSRQTVADNLPHLFDGHEMVALAERSLMAPLDARAKALTAASARRVALVTAVSPRALVDIAFVIYESIRLAGAIAALYGARPGLLGFFRLTGAVLAHLAVTGGLVLTDGIVEQLVGQGLAAKLSARLGEGVVNGLMTVRVGIAAMRVVRPLPFETQKQPMVRDFIPELTKLAADTGKT; translated from the coding sequence ATGAAACGCCCCATTGCCCGCCCGACCGCAACCGTCAACACCGATACAGAGCTATACCGAGCCCCACGCGCCTTTGTTCCCACCAGTGTCGACATCGTCGAAACCGAATTCGATCCAACAACCGATGAAACGCTCATCGCGCCGCCACCCCGCCGCATGGGTTGGGTCGGACGGCTCGCCTGGACGGCTGGCGGCATTCTGGTTTCAGCCGGTCTCGGTCTCGCCGCCGACCGACTGGTCCGCGATCTGTTCGCCGCCAATGAATGGTTGGGCTGGGTCGGACTGGGCGTGCTGGGCCTCTTCATCATCGCCGTCGTCGCACTCGCCGCGCGCGAAATGTTCGCCCTGCGCCGTCTGCGCGTCCTCGACGCGCTGAAGCGAGACGCTGCACGCGCCACCGCTGAAAACGACTCGCACGCTGCCAAACATGTCGTGCAGAGCCTTGAAGGAATCTACGCCGACCGACCGGACCTAGCCCGCTCGCGCCAGACCGTGGCCGATAACCTGCCGCATCTGTTTGATGGCCACGAAATGGTTGCGCTGGCCGAACGCAGCCTGATGGCGCCGCTCGATGCCCGCGCCAAGGCACTAACCGCCGCCTCCGCCCGCCGCGTCGCGCTGGTGACCGCTGTGTCGCCGCGCGCACTGGTCGACATCGCCTTCGTTATCTATGAGAGCATCCGCCTCGCCGGCGCCATTGCAGCCCTCTACGGAGCCCGCCCAGGCCTTTTGGGCTTCTTCAGGCTTACCGGCGCTGTATTGGCCCATCTCGCCGTCACAGGCGGCCTGGTGCTCACCGATGGCATTGTTGAACAGCTCGTGGGCCAAGGATTGGCCGCAAAACTCTCCGCAAGGCTGGGCGAAGGCGTCGTCAACGGCTTGATGACCGTCCGTGTCGGCATCGCTGCAATGCGCGTCGTGCGGCCCCTGCCCTTTGAAACGCAGAAGCAGCCGATGGTGCGCGACTTCATCCCCGAGCTGACCAAACTGGCCGCCGACACCGGCAAGACCTGA
- a CDS encoding YcjX family protein has product MPQPPTTIVDELGIALSNLADSATGAFTPTLRLGVTGLSRAGKTIFITALVHNLLTGGRMPGFAPLAEGRFIGAKLAEYPDATIPRFAYEQHLEALTGKAPHWPESTRRISQLRLVLKYQSKSWFSGMRGPTTLNLDIVDYPGEWLLDLPLLGLSFAEWSAEALDRADRPGSGKEAGPFLDLLHEIDPLKDANDVDAERLAAAFTDYLRRSREHGALSTLPPGRFLLPGDLEGSPALTFAPLPPQRQAIRSNSLYAMLEHRYEAYKDRIVRPFFRDHFARLDRQIVLVDTLRALNAGPAAVADLETALTAVMGCFRQGETNPLLRPFVRKIDRILFAATKADHVHHTSHDRLEAILNRLVSNASKRARFAGAETRSIALAGIRATREGTINAGGETLPTIIGTPMKGETLDGTSYDGKTEIALFPGDLPERPDSLFEDGTPVALNFLRFTPPQKLDRNANGDVVLPHIRFDRALDFLVGDWLK; this is encoded by the coding sequence GTGCCCCAGCCTCCTACCACGATCGTCGACGAGCTGGGCATTGCCCTTTCCAACCTGGCCGATAGCGCGACAGGCGCTTTCACACCCACCCTGCGCCTCGGCGTCACCGGCCTCAGCCGCGCCGGCAAGACCATTTTCATCACCGCACTGGTGCATAACCTGCTGACCGGCGGCCGCATGCCCGGCTTTGCGCCGCTGGCCGAAGGGCGCTTCATCGGCGCCAAGCTGGCCGAATATCCCGACGCCACCATTCCGCGCTTTGCCTATGAGCAGCATCTCGAAGCGCTGACCGGCAAGGCGCCGCATTGGCCCGAAAGCACGCGCCGGATTTCGCAGTTGCGGCTGGTGCTGAAGTATCAGTCCAAGAGCTGGTTCTCAGGCATGCGGGGCCCCACGACACTCAATCTCGATATCGTCGACTACCCCGGCGAATGGCTGCTCGACTTGCCCCTGCTCGGCCTGAGCTTTGCCGAGTGGAGTGCAGAGGCGCTCGACCGCGCCGACCGCCCCGGCTCCGGCAAGGAAGCCGGACCATTTCTCGATCTGCTGCATGAGATCGATCCGCTCAAAGATGCCAATGACGTGGACGCCGAGCGACTTGCCGCGGCCTTCACCGACTACCTCCGCCGCAGTCGCGAGCATGGAGCGCTCTCCACCCTGCCACCGGGCCGTTTTCTCTTGCCCGGCGACCTGGAAGGCTCACCTGCCCTGACCTTTGCACCCTTGCCACCACAGAGGCAGGCTATTCGCAGCAACAGCCTCTACGCCATGCTGGAGCACCGCTACGAGGCCTATAAGGACCGCATCGTCCGCCCCTTCTTCCGCGATCATTTCGCGCGGCTGGATCGGCAGATCGTGCTGGTCGATACCCTGCGCGCACTCAATGCCGGTCCCGCCGCGGTGGCCGATCTCGAAACGGCGCTCACCGCTGTCATGGGCTGTTTCCGGCAGGGCGAAACCAATCCGCTGCTTCGCCCCTTCGTGCGCAAGATCGACCGCATCCTGTTCGCCGCGACCAAAGCCGACCATGTGCATCACACCAGTCACGACCGGCTGGAAGCCATCCTCAACCGGCTGGTGTCCAATGCCAGCAAGCGGGCGCGCTTCGCCGGCGCCGAGACGCGGTCCATCGCACTGGCGGGTATCCGCGCCACGCGTGAGGGCACCATCAATGCTGGCGGCGAAACCCTGCCCACCATCATCGGTACGCCGATGAAAGGAGAGACGCTCGACGGCACCAGCTATGACGGCAAAACCGAAATCGCTTTGTTTCCCGGTGACTTACCAGAGCGGCCCGATTCATTGTTCGAGGACGGTACGCCCGTAGCGCTCAACTTCCTGCGCTTCACCCCGCCGCAAAAACTCGACCGCAACGCTAATGGCGACGTCGTGCTGCCCCATATCCGTTTCGACCGGGCGCTCGATTTTCTGGTTGGAGATTGGCTGAAATGA
- the metA gene encoding homoserine O-succinyltransferase → MPIRIPDDLPARKTLEDEGVYVMDSTRAARQDIRPLDIGLLNLMPNKERTETQFTRLIGSTPLQVELTLVRITDHQSKHTSEDYLKTFYKTWEEVREKKFDGFIVTGAPIANIPFEEVRYWPEMLEIMDWTQTNVHHTMFICWGAQAALHHFHGAKRYRMDKKAFGVFRHEVTAPRSPFLRGFSDSPMIPVSRYNDIDRKTLGPDLEVMIDNKDVGISMLGDEKHRAVHFLNHLEYDNRSLADEYERDVSAGLNTPPPANLFPNGDTTKTPENRWRSHAHLLFQNWINEIYQTTPYDMAEIGGAKAR, encoded by the coding sequence ATGCCTATTCGAATTCCCGACGACCTGCCTGCCCGCAAGACCCTCGAAGACGAGGGCGTCTACGTGATGGACTCGACGCGCGCTGCCCGCCAGGACATCCGCCCGCTCGACATCGGTCTGCTCAATCTGATGCCAAACAAGGAGCGAACCGAAACCCAGTTCACCCGCCTGATCGGCTCGACGCCGCTACAGGTGGAGCTGACGCTCGTCCGCATCACCGACCATCAGTCCAAGCACACCTCGGAAGACTACCTCAAGACCTTCTACAAGACCTGGGAAGAGGTCCGCGAGAAGAAGTTCGACGGCTTCATCGTGACTGGCGCGCCGATTGCCAACATTCCGTTCGAGGAGGTCCGTTATTGGCCCGAAATGCTCGAAATTATGGATTGGACGCAGACCAATGTGCACCACACCATGTTCATCTGCTGGGGTGCGCAGGCGGCCCTGCACCACTTCCACGGCGCCAAGCGCTACCGCATGGACAAGAAGGCCTTCGGCGTCTTCCGTCATGAAGTGACAGCACCGCGCTCGCCCTTCCTGCGCGGCTTTTCGGACAGCCCGATGATCCCGGTGTCGCGTTACAACGACATTGATCGGAAAACGCTTGGCCCGGACCTTGAAGTGATGATCGACAACAAGGATGTCGGCATTTCGATGCTCGGAGACGAGAAGCACCGCGCGGTGCATTTTCTCAATCACCTAGAATATGACAACCGCTCGCTGGCCGACGAATATGAGCGCGACGTCAGCGCCGGGCTGAACACGCCCCCACCGGCAAATCTGTTCCCCAATGGCGATACGACAAAGACACCGGAAAACCGCTGGCGCAGCCACGCGCATCTGTTGTTCCAGAACTGGATCAACGAAATCTACCAGACGACGCCATACGACATGGCAGAGATTGGCGGAGCTAAGGCCCGCTAG
- a CDS encoding ATPase — translation MLFKNADEFVKSSRRAVTVFGMAGVGKTRLSNMLRASKWFHYSADYRIGTRYMGEYIVDNFKREAMKVPFLAELLRSDSIYISSNLTFDNLDPLSTYLGTPGNPEQGGLKLEEYQRRQEQHRISEIAALQDVPHFIERAKVLYDYDDFIADTGGSLIEVIDPTDPEDPVIKTLAASTTLLYIRGTEKDASELVRRFKKSPKPMYYRPEFLVEKWAEYKQINGIAKDEQVDPAGFGAWGFEALLHDRLPRYQALADNFGYAVEASDLAMVRDGDEFVDLMAASIEKRMR, via the coding sequence ATGCTGTTCAAGAATGCCGATGAGTTTGTGAAGTCCTCGCGCCGCGCCGTGACCGTTTTTGGCATGGCAGGCGTCGGCAAAACCCGGCTGTCCAACATGCTGCGCGCCAGCAAGTGGTTCCACTACTCGGCCGACTATCGCATCGGCACGCGCTACATGGGCGAGTACATCGTCGACAATTTCAAGCGCGAAGCCATGAAGGTGCCGTTCCTTGCCGAACTGCTGCGCTCGGATTCCATCTACATTTCGTCGAATCTGACCTTCGACAATCTCGATCCGCTGTCGACCTATCTCGGCACGCCCGGCAATCCCGAACAGGGCGGGCTCAAGCTGGAGGAATACCAGCGCCGTCAGGAACAGCACCGCATTTCCGAGATCGCTGCGCTGCAGGACGTGCCGCATTTCATCGAGCGCGCCAAGGTGCTCTATGACTATGACGACTTCATCGCCGATACCGGCGGTTCGCTGATCGAGGTGATCGACCCGACCGATCCCGAAGATCCGGTGATCAAGACGCTCGCAGCGTCGACCACCCTGCTCTACATCCGCGGCACTGAAAAAGATGCCTCCGAGCTGGTACGGCGCTTTAAGAAAAGCCCTAAGCCGATGTATTATCGGCCGGAATTTCTCGTCGAAAAATGGGCCGAGTACAAGCAGATCAACGGCATCGCCAAGGACGAACAGGTCGATCCAGCCGGTTTCGGCGCCTGGGGTTTTGAGGCGCTGCTGCACGATCGCTTGCCGCGCTATCAGGCGCTTGCTGACAATTTTGGCTATGCCGTTGAGGCCTCGGACCTCGCCATGGTGCGTGACGGGGACGAGTTCGTCGATCTGATGGCCGCGTCGATCGAGAAGCGAATGCGATAG
- a CDS encoding flagellar hook-basal body complex protein — protein MGIYGALSTAVTGLRAQSHALENISGNIANSQTTGYKRIETSFVDLIPDAPLKGQVPGAVLAQSRGTNNLQGDIQTSGTETFIALNSSGFFVVEPKVGQSDGNAVFAGSNFYTRRGDFEIDKDGMLVNGAGFYLKGLPIDPATGNVSGSVPEVLKLTNSYLAAKQTQVINYQANLPQLPKTAAYDSTVDNSEIMKAGDFAGGTTGSALAVIQGGDKELFEKNSIYGGAITVYAANGAPANVQMRWAKVDNSASGGADTWHLYYNSNSTATGTQPAWTRVPEEYTFDSQGSMDPPVAQATISNLTVNGVNVGNITIRHNTNGMKQFADVNGTASVTTLNQNGYGAGEFQSVAISDTGRVVATYSNGERIDMAQVVTAQFNGVNSLKRHDGGVFTATTESGEPIMDLTGSGILGGALEASNTDISDEFTKLIITQQAYSAGTRIVSTADEMMQEALNMVR, from the coding sequence ATGGGCATTTATGGCGCTCTTTCCACTGCGGTGACTGGCCTGCGGGCGCAGTCGCATGCACTGGAAAACATTTCGGGCAATATCGCGAACTCGCAGACCACTGGTTACAAGCGTATCGAAACCAGCTTCGTCGATCTGATCCCAGATGCTCCGCTCAAGGGTCAGGTTCCCGGTGCTGTGCTGGCGCAGTCGCGCGGCACCAACAATCTGCAGGGCGACATTCAGACGTCCGGCACTGAGACCTTTATCGCGCTGAACTCGTCCGGGTTCTTCGTGGTCGAGCCCAAGGTTGGCCAGTCGGACGGCAATGCCGTTTTCGCCGGTTCCAATTTCTATACCCGCCGTGGCGATTTCGAAATCGACAAGGACGGCATGCTGGTCAACGGCGCCGGCTTCTATCTCAAGGGCCTGCCGATCGATCCTGCGACCGGCAACGTTTCCGGCTCGGTGCCGGAAGTGCTCAAGCTCACCAATTCTTACCTCGCTGCAAAGCAGACGCAGGTCATCAACTACCAGGCCAACCTGCCGCAATTGCCGAAGACCGCAGCATATGATTCCACTGTTGATAACAGCGAGATCATGAAGGCTGGCGACTTTGCAGGCGGCACCACCGGATCTGCCCTTGCTGTCATTCAGGGGGGCGACAAAGAGCTCTTCGAGAAGAACTCGATCTATGGTGGCGCCATCACGGTCTACGCGGCCAATGGCGCCCCGGCGAACGTTCAGATGCGTTGGGCCAAGGTGGACAATAGCGCAAGTGGTGGCGCCGATACTTGGCACCTCTACTACAACTCCAACAGCACTGCGACCGGGACCCAGCCCGCTTGGACGCGCGTGCCCGAGGAGTACACGTTCGACAGCCAGGGCTCCATGGATCCCCCCGTCGCACAGGCAACGATCTCGAACCTGACAGTCAATGGCGTCAATGTCGGCAATATTACCATCCGCCACAACACGAATGGCATGAAGCAGTTCGCCGACGTGAACGGCACGGCATCGGTGACGACTCTGAACCAGAACGGTTATGGCGCTGGCGAATTCCAGTCGGTGGCGATCAGCGATACCGGTCGCGTTGTGGCGACCTATTCTAACGGCGAGCGCATCGACATGGCGCAGGTGGTGACGGCCCAGTTCAATGGCGTCAACTCGCTCAAGCGCCATGATGGTGGCGTGTTCACTGCGACCACCGAGTCCGGTGAGCCGATCATGGATCTGACAGGCTCAGGCATTTTGGGCGGGGCTCTCGAAGCATCCAACACCGACATTTCCGACGAGTTCACCAAGCTGATCATCACTCAGCAGGCCTATTCGGCCGGCACGCGCATCGTGTCGACTGCTGACGAGATGATGCAGGAAGCACTCAACATGGTCCGCTAA